Proteins encoded in a region of the Halorussus sp. MSC15.2 genome:
- a CDS encoding zinc-binding alcohol dehydrogenase: MPARSLYFTGDGAVEVREREIPDPDEGEVRVRAERSAVSPGTELLVYRGEVPSGMAADPNIDALSGGFEFPLRYGYAVVGRVTATGPGVESAWEDRRVFGFNPHESHFCAPVSDVLAVPEDCSAAAATFLPNVETAVNFLHDGAPRLGERAAVFGQGVVGLLTTALLDDCPLDRLVTVDRHAPRRERSLELGADAALDPEATLGPDGRDFDGGESDRTGVGERIRERLGGPDEEAAGADLTYELSGCPDALDSAIAATGYDGRVVVGSWYGTKPAELDLGGRFHRSRVSVESSQVSTIDPELRGRWSKDRRLAVAWDRLRDLNPERFLTHEFDVGEAGRAYELLDESPADALGVTFRY, encoded by the coding sequence ATGCCAGCACGGTCACTCTACTTCACGGGGGACGGAGCGGTGGAGGTGCGCGAGCGCGAGATACCCGACCCGGACGAGGGGGAAGTTCGGGTCCGGGCCGAGCGGTCGGCGGTGAGTCCCGGCACGGAGCTACTGGTCTACCGCGGCGAGGTGCCGTCGGGGATGGCCGCCGACCCGAACATCGACGCGCTGTCTGGCGGGTTCGAGTTCCCGCTCCGGTACGGGTACGCGGTCGTCGGCCGAGTGACGGCGACCGGGCCGGGCGTCGAGAGCGCGTGGGAGGACCGGCGCGTGTTCGGGTTCAATCCGCACGAGAGCCACTTCTGCGCGCCGGTCTCGGACGTGCTGGCGGTGCCCGAGGACTGCTCGGCCGCGGCGGCCACCTTCCTGCCGAACGTCGAGACGGCGGTCAACTTCCTGCACGACGGCGCGCCCAGACTCGGCGAGCGCGCGGCCGTCTTCGGACAGGGCGTGGTCGGCCTGCTGACGACCGCACTGCTCGACGACTGCCCGCTGGACCGACTCGTCACGGTGGACCGCCACGCCCCGCGCCGCGAGCGCTCGCTGGAACTGGGCGCTGACGCCGCCCTCGACCCGGAAGCCACGCTCGGTCCGGACGGGCGCGATTTCGACGGCGGAGAGTCAGACCGGACCGGCGTCGGCGAACGAATCCGAGAGCGACTGGGAGGTCCCGACGAGGAGGCCGCGGGCGCGGACCTGACCTACGAACTCTCGGGGTGTCCGGACGCGCTCGACTCGGCCATCGCGGCCACGGGCTACGACGGTCGGGTCGTGGTCGGGTCGTGGTACGGCACCAAGCCCGCGGAACTCGACCTCGGCGGGCGGTTCCACCGGAGTCGGGTCAGCGTCGAGAGCAGTCAGGTCAGCACCATCGACCCGGAACTCCGGGGCCGGTGGTCGAAGGACCGGCGACTCGCCGTGGCGTGGGACCGGCTCCGCGACCTGAACCCCGAACGGTTCCTGACCCACGAGTTCGACGTCGGCGAGGCGGGGCGGGCCTACGAACTGCTGGACGAGAGTCCGGCGGACGCGCTCGGCGTGACCTTCCGGTACTGA
- a CDS encoding 6-carboxytetrahydropterin synthase has protein sequence MYTVTVQRDFVAQHFLTVPDPGPEGDLHSHHYTATVELAGERLNEYGYLADIDAVAERLDATVDRYRDATLNDLPEFEGRNPSLEHFARLFGGQFWESLDAPEVESVTVSLREDDVARASHERAV, from the coding sequence ATGTACACCGTCACGGTCCAGCGCGACTTCGTAGCACAGCACTTCCTGACGGTTCCGGACCCCGGTCCCGAGGGCGACCTGCACTCGCACCACTACACCGCGACGGTCGAACTCGCGGGCGAGCGACTCAACGAGTACGGCTACCTCGCGGACATCGACGCCGTGGCCGAGCGCCTCGACGCGACGGTGGACCGATACCGGGACGCGACGCTCAACGACCTGCCGGAGTTCGAGGGGCGGAACCCGAGTCTGGAACACTTCGCGCGCCTGTTCGGCGGTCAGTTTTGGGAGAGTCTCGACGCGCCCGAAGTCGAGTCCGTGACCGTCTCGTTGCGGGAGGACGACGTGGCGCGGGCGTCCCACGAGCGAGCGGTCTGA